One stretch of Campylobacter sp. CCS1377 DNA includes these proteins:
- the moaA gene encoding GTP 3',8-cyclase MoaA, with the protein MLIDQYGRKIDYLRISVTQRCNFRCLYCMPKIPFEYIPKENLLSFEELFLFVKVAIDGGINKIRITGGEPLVRNELYKFIKMIYDYNNKIDLALTTNGFLLEDQAQELFDAGLKRINISLDTLDAKKAKKIAQKEVLEQVIKGIKKAIAIGFKVKLNTVALKGINDDELLKLLEFAKDLNIQIRFIEFMENTHAYGKLQGLKKDEIIKILSQKYSINLIQKTQNAPVSLYRADDYEFGIIDPHSDEFCKSCNRIRLSAEGLLIPCLYYEEALSIKKAVRNKDIKAAAEVLKKVLENKPEKNKWGIVDNETSPRAFYQTGG; encoded by the coding sequence ATGCTCATTGATCAATATGGTCGGAAAATAGACTATCTTCGCATTTCTGTTACTCAAAGATGTAATTTCCGTTGTTTATATTGTATGCCAAAAATTCCTTTTGAATACATACCTAAAGAAAATTTACTTAGTTTTGAAGAGCTTTTTTTGTTTGTTAAGGTGGCAATCGATGGTGGCATTAATAAAATTCGCATTACTGGTGGCGAGCCTTTAGTTAGAAATGAATTGTATAAATTTATTAAAATGATTTATGATTATAATAATAAAATTGATCTAGCCTTAACTACAAATGGTTTTTTATTAGAAGATCAAGCTCAGGAGCTTTTTGATGCAGGCTTAAAACGTATTAATATTTCTTTAGATACTTTAGATGCGAAAAAAGCAAAAAAAATCGCACAAAAAGAAGTGTTAGAACAAGTAATTAAAGGCATTAAAAAGGCTATTGCTATAGGTTTTAAGGTTAAGCTTAATACTGTTGCTTTAAAGGGTATTAATGATGATGAGCTTTTAAAACTTTTAGAATTTGCTAAAGACTTAAATATCCAAATTCGCTTTATTGAATTTATGGAAAATACACACGCCTATGGGAAACTACAAGGCTTGAAAAAAGATGAGATCATTAAAATTTTGAGTCAAAAATACTCCATCAATCTTATACAAAAAACCCAAAATGCGCCGGTAAGTTTGTATAGGGCTGATGATTATGAATTTGGCATCATCGATCCGCATAGTGATGAGTTTTGTAAAAGTTGTAACCGAATTCGCTTGAGTGCAGAAGGTTTGCTTATACCTTGCTTATATTATGAGGAGGCTTTAAGCATTAAAAAAGCAGTAAGAAATAAAGACATCAAAGCGGCAGCTGAGGTTTTAAAAAAAGTTTTAGAAAATAAACCAGAAAAAAACAAATGGGGCATAGTAGATAATGAAACTTCACCTCGTGCTTTTTATCAAACAGGAGGCTAA
- a CDS encoding 7-carboxy-7-deazaguanine synthase QueE, with protein sequence MELVESFLSIQGEGKYAGRLAVFMRFAGCNFNCVGFGVKQEKNGQKLIGCDTIRAVWTKEFAKEYKNLNAKELFARVLELKQKSNPIVVITGGEPLLHYKKAEFIAFIEALLSENLEVHFESNASIEIDFKQYPIYKKCVFALGVKLENSGVSREKRLNFKALKAFKEHAKDSFYKFVLDAKNLEQEKEEILEIIKETPNEIFCMPMGANFDELASNALSVADFCIKNGFNYTDRLHIRLWNDKEKV encoded by the coding sequence TTGGAGCTAGTGGAAAGTTTTTTAAGCATACAAGGTGAAGGTAAGTATGCTGGTAGATTGGCTGTTTTTATGCGTTTTGCGGGTTGTAATTTTAATTGTGTTGGTTTTGGTGTTAAGCAAGAAAAAAACGGTCAAAAACTTATAGGTTGTGATACAATCAGAGCAGTTTGGACTAAAGAATTTGCCAAAGAATATAAAAATTTAAACGCCAAGGAATTATTTGCCAGAGTGCTTGAGCTAAAACAAAAATCAAATCCCATAGTCGTTATCACAGGCGGTGAGCCGCTTTTGCATTATAAAAAGGCTGAATTTATAGCTTTTATTGAAGCTTTATTGAGTGAGAATTTGGAGGTGCATTTTGAAAGTAATGCTAGTATTGAAATTGATTTTAAACAATATCCAATTTATAAAAAATGTGTTTTTGCCTTGGGTGTGAAACTTGAAAATAGCGGTGTTTCTAGGGAAAAGAGGCTCAATTTTAAAGCCTTAAAAGCTTTTAAGGAACACGCAAAAGATAGTTTTTATAAATTTGTTTTAGATGCTAAAAATTTAGAACAAGAAAAAGAAGAAATTTTAGAGATTATAAAAGAAACACCTAATGAAATTTTTTGTATGCCTATGGGGGCGAATTTTGATGAACTTGCAAGTAATGCTTTGAGCGTTGCGGATTTTTGTATAAAAAATGGTTTTAACTACACCGATCGTTTGCATATTAGACTTTGGAATGATAAAGAAAAGGTTTAG
- a CDS encoding autotransporter outer membrane beta-barrel domain-containing protein has product MRTSTINKEDSSIYIGVNDIWLNPQNKLVAENRAVASAFINQGSDLISDKLDALSYSNSNEMGFNMFASTYDNTSEYDTLSNFKINGFSSTLGMGYKNEFDYFNLSFLAFYENSIGNYRTYNSFDGELFRGFGELETNGGGIATRFEFHNGFYTEASLRAGNLKSSMQNALKDGNGNTYGYELNSIYYGAHIGAGKQTHINQTFSLDLYSKLFYTYTDQDSFNIGEEIFHFNDINSTRARIGLKSDAKINDKLKAYTGVAYEYEFNGIANMQINSYNLSEQNLQGSSYMAELGFNYQASKNFNLDIKGRGYLGKREGVSTTLTLNYKF; this is encoded by the coding sequence ATGAGAACATCAACAATTAACAAGGAAGATTCTTCTATTTATATTGGCGTAAATGATATCTGGCTTAATCCTCAAAATAAACTTGTTGCAGAAAACAGAGCTGTCGCTTCAGCATTTATAAATCAAGGAAGTGACTTGATTTCCGACAAACTAGATGCTTTATCTTATTCTAATTCTAACGAAATGGGTTTTAATATGTTTGCAAGCACCTATGATAATACTAGCGAATACGACACTCTTTCAAATTTTAAAATCAATGGTTTTTCATCCACGCTTGGAATGGGATATAAAAACGAATTTGACTATTTTAATCTTTCTTTTTTAGCTTTTTATGAAAATTCCATAGGAAACTATAGAACTTATAATAGTTTTGATGGGGAACTATTTAGAGGCTTTGGGGAATTGGAAACAAATGGTGGCGGAATAGCTACAAGATTTGAATTTCATAATGGCTTTTATACCGAAGCAAGTTTAAGAGCAGGAAATTTGAAGTCTTCTATGCAAAATGCTTTAAAAGATGGCAATGGTAATACTTATGGCTATGAATTAAATAGCATCTATTATGGAGCGCATATTGGGGCAGGAAAACAAACTCATATCAATCAAACTTTTAGTCTTGATTTGTATTCTAAACTTTTTTATACCTATACTGATCAAGATAGTTTTAATATAGGCGAGGAAATATTTCATTTCAATGACATCAACAGCACAAGAGCTAGAATAGGTTTGAAAAGTGATGCTAAAATTAATGATAAATTAAAAGCCTACACAGGCGTAGCTTATGAATATGAATTTAACGGTATTGCTAATATGCAAATAAATTCTTACAATCTAAGTGAACAAAATTTGCAAGGTAGTTCTTATATGGCAGAACTTGGGTTTAATTATCAAGCAAGCAAAAATTTCAATTTAGATATAAAAGGCAGAGGATACCTAGGCAAAAGGGAAGGAGTTAGCACAACCTTAACGCTTAATTATAAATTTTAA
- a CDS encoding 6-carboxytetrahydropterin synthase, whose amino-acid sequence MIIRKLFEFENAHIVRFCSSKRCKTSIHGHSYKVEILLESKYLDNAGMVYDFGLLKDEIKQIVDSFDHTITLFKDDDKEYLAQMKKHSSRWISLPVNVSAENFCRIFFILIDTLLKKTIMVNGEKGVSLKSIIVHETRTGYAQAFAEDAYSELMPKISLDDIEFSQGVIAEWKDANFFEKLKSDYEFINKKEV is encoded by the coding sequence TTGATTATACGGAAGTTATTTGAATTTGAAAATGCGCATATTGTTAGATTTTGCAGTTCTAAAAGATGCAAAACAAGCATACATGGACATTCTTATAAGGTTGAAATTTTGCTTGAAAGCAAGTATTTAGATAATGCGGGTATGGTTTATGATTTTGGATTATTAAAAGATGAGATCAAACAAATTGTTGATAGCTTTGATCACACTATTACCCTATTTAAAGATGATGATAAGGAATATTTAGCACAGATGAAAAAGCATTCTAGTCGCTGGATTTCTTTGCCTGTAAATGTCAGTGCTGAGAATTTTTGCCGTATTTTTTTTATACTTATTGATACCTTGCTTAAAAAAACCATAATGGTTAATGGAGAAAAGGGTGTGAGTTTAAAATCTATCATTGTTCATGAAACAAGAACAGGCTACGCACAGGCTTTTGCAGAAGATGCTTATAGTGAGTTGATGCCTAAAATTTCATTAGATGATATAGAATTTTCACAAGGAGTAATAGCAGAATGGAAAGACGCAAATTTCTTTGAGAAATTAAAATCAGATTATGAATTTATCAATAAAAAGGAAGTGTGA
- a CDS encoding 16S rRNA (uracil(1498)-N(3))-methyltransferase, which produces MQFLYHQDAKNLELLIENEAFLHLKARRVKVGQELFLRNLKDEFLYGYEIIEIGRNFCKLHLKSHSQTYEQKYPFSIALAVIDTKILEKTLPFLNELGVGKLILVYAEFSQKNFKLDLKRYERILINSCEQCGRTHLMEFEIFKDIKSFCQKYQNVILLDFEGQNLQEIKEPKEKIFFIGPEGGFSQAERRCFTQKVRLECQNILKSQTALIALSAKILI; this is translated from the coding sequence ATGCAATTTTTATACCATCAAGATGCCAAAAATTTAGAGCTTTTAATTGAAAATGAGGCTTTTTTACATCTTAAAGCAAGACGCGTTAAAGTTGGACAAGAGCTTTTTTTGAGAAATTTAAAAGACGAGTTTTTATACGGCTATGAAATTATAGAAATAGGCAGAAATTTTTGCAAATTGCATTTAAAAAGTCACTCACAAACTTATGAACAAAAATACCCATTTAGTATAGCTTTGGCTGTGATTGATACGAAAATTTTAGAAAAAACTTTGCCTTTTTTGAATGAGCTTGGCGTGGGGAAATTAATACTCGTTTATGCGGAGTTTTCACAAAAAAATTTCAAGCTTGATTTAAAGCGTTATGAGAGAATTTTGATTAATTCTTGTGAACAATGCGGACGCACGCATTTAATGGAATTTGAAATTTTTAAAGACATAAAAAGCTTTTGCCAAAAATATCAAAATGTGATTTTGTTAGATTTTGAAGGACAAAATTTGCAAGAGATTAAAGAGCCAAAAGAAAAGATTTTTTTCATAGGCCCTGAAGGAGGATTTTCACAGGCAGAACGTAGATGCTTTACGCAAAAAGTAAGGCTTGAATGTCAAAATATTTTAAAATCACAAACAGCTTTAATAGCCTTGAGTGCAAAAATTTTAATTTAA
- the rpmE gene encoding 50S ribosomal protein L31 — MKKDIHPEYVECKVSCACGNTFTTKSNKNELRVDICSNCHPFFTGSEKIVDAAGRVEKFKKKYAMQ; from the coding sequence ATGAAAAAAGACATACATCCAGAATATGTAGAATGCAAAGTAAGTTGTGCTTGCGGCAACACTTTCACAACAAAGTCTAATAAAAATGAGTTAAGAGTAGATATTTGCTCTAATTGCCATCCTTTTTTTACAGGTAGCGAAAAAATCGTAGATGCGGCAGGTCGTGTAGAGAAATTTAAGAAAAAATACGCAATGCAATAA
- the rsmI gene encoding 16S rRNA (cytidine(1402)-2'-O)-methyltransferase, which translates to MLYFIPTPIGNLSDISFRTLELLKTCEILICEDTRVAKSLIALLNSKYKLQIQPKTYLSFHTHNEKEFFARVDIDFFNQDIIFMSDAGMPGISDPGQSLIQFAWENQIPYEVLPGANAALLAIVSSSFCKKEFIFMGFLPNTGRQRQKDLEKVLKNPYPSVIYESPKRILDLIESIAKLEPQREIFAIKEATKKFEKKFKNTAQNLVTELKNHNLNGEWVVVIKENGEEFTQGALCESDILELELPLKTKSKLLAKLSGKNAKEIYQKLHLSKF; encoded by the coding sequence ATGCTTTATTTTATTCCTACTCCTATAGGAAATTTAAGCGATATTTCTTTTCGTACTTTAGAGCTTTTAAAGACTTGCGAAATTTTAATTTGCGAAGATACAAGAGTTGCTAAGTCTTTAATTGCTTTGTTAAATTCTAAATACAAACTTCAAATTCAGCCCAAAACTTATCTTTCTTTTCATACTCATAATGAAAAAGAATTTTTTGCAAGAGTAGATATTGATTTTTTTAATCAAGATATTATATTTATGAGCGATGCAGGAATGCCTGGTATTAGCGATCCAGGACAATCTTTAATACAATTTGCTTGGGAAAATCAAATTCCTTATGAGGTTTTACCTGGTGCAAATGCGGCTTTACTTGCTATCGTAAGCTCAAGCTTTTGTAAAAAAGAATTTATTTTTATGGGTTTTTTACCAAATACAGGCAGACAAAGACAAAAAGATTTAGAAAAAGTATTGAAAAATCCTTATCCAAGTGTGATTTATGAGTCTCCTAAACGTATTTTAGATCTTATAGAAAGTATTGCAAAATTAGAACCTCAAAGAGAAATTTTTGCCATTAAAGAGGCGACTAAAAAATTTGAAAAAAAATTCAAAAATACCGCACAAAATTTAGTTACAGAACTTAAAAATCATAATTTAAATGGCGAGTGGGTTGTTGTGATAAAAGAAAATGGGGAAGAATTCACTCAAGGAGCTTTATGTGAGAGTGATATTTTAGAACTTGAGTTACCATTAAAGACAAAAAGTAAATTATTAGCCAAATTAAGTGGAAAAAATGCAAAAGAAATATATCAAAAACTACATTTAAGTAAATTTTAG
- the rlmB gene encoding 23S rRNA (guanosine(2251)-2'-O)-methyltransferase RlmB produces MVVYGKQIFFYILKNHKELVNELYLAKECDKESFRLIANSGFKVKRLDFKTAQAYAKGGNHQGFLMDIKDYEFACFSKVKSAQFIVILYGLSDVGNIGAIARTAYALGVDALIYIGENLAMEGVIRTSSGAALDLPIVATKDISSVLNELKQQGFYLYASDGSGKDIHTVKIKEKKALILGSEGFGIAPKIVKKCDECVGITMKNSFDSLNVSAAFAILCDRMVNG; encoded by the coding sequence ATGGTAGTTTATGGCAAACAAATATTTTTTTATATTTTAAAAAATCACAAAGAATTAGTCAATGAGCTTTATCTTGCTAAAGAGTGCGATAAAGAGAGTTTTAGGTTAATTGCGAATTCGGGATTTAAGGTTAAAAGACTTGATTTTAAAACTGCGCAAGCTTATGCAAAGGGTGGAAATCATCAAGGCTTTTTAATGGATATAAAAGATTATGAATTTGCATGCTTTTCTAAGGTAAAATCCGCTCAATTTATCGTCATACTTTACGGTTTAAGTGATGTTGGAAATATAGGAGCCATAGCAAGAACGGCTTATGCTTTGGGTGTTGATGCTTTGATTTATATTGGTGAAAATTTGGCAATGGAAGGAGTGATACGCACAAGTAGTGGTGCGGCGCTTGATTTACCTATAGTTGCAACTAAAGATATTTCAAGTGTTTTAAATGAGTTAAAACAGCAAGGTTTTTATCTATACGCTAGCGATGGCAGCGGAAAAGACATACACACGGTAAAAATAAAGGAAAAAAAGGCTTTAATTTTAGGAAGTGAAGGTTTTGGTATAGCACCAAAGATAGTAAAAAAATGCGATGAATGTGTGGGTATTACAATGAAAAATAGTTTTGATAGCCTTAATGTAAGCGCCGCATTTGCAATACTTTGTGATAGGATGGTTAATGGATAA
- a CDS encoding LL-diaminopimelate aminotransferase, translated as MFEEIHFNTIERLPNYVFAEVNAIKMAARRAGADIIDFSMGNPDGKTPQHIIDKLCESANKDKTSGYSTSMGIYKLRLAICNWYKRKYGVNLDPDSEVVATMGSKEGFVNLARAIINPGDVAIVPTPAYPIHTQAFIIAGGNVAKMPLIYNEKFELDENQFFEDLNRTLHESIPRPKYVVVNFPHNPTTVTCEKSFYERLVATAKKERFYIISDIAYADLTYDEYKTPSILEVEGAKDVAVETYTLSKSYNMAGWRVGFVVGNKRLVAALKKIKSWFDYGMYTPIQVAATIALDGDQKCVDEIRATYDKRMHILLEAFENAGWKLSKPRASMFVWARLPESKMHLKSLEFSKQLLQSASVAVSPGIGFGEAGDEYVRIALIENENRIRQAARNIKKYLKEE; from the coding sequence ATGTTTGAAGAAATTCATTTTAATACCATAGAAAGACTTCCAAATTATGTTTTTGCAGAAGTAAATGCAATCAAAATGGCAGCAAGAAGAGCTGGAGCAGATATCATCGATTTTTCTATGGGAAATCCTGATGGCAAAACACCACAACACATCATTGATAAGCTTTGTGAAAGTGCAAACAAAGACAAGACTTCGGGTTATTCAACTTCTATGGGAATTTATAAACTCCGTTTAGCCATTTGTAATTGGTATAAAAGAAAATATGGCGTGAATTTAGATCCAGATAGCGAAGTGGTAGCTACTATGGGTTCTAAGGAAGGCTTTGTAAATTTAGCAAGAGCGATTATTAATCCTGGCGATGTTGCTATAGTACCAACTCCTGCTTATCCTATCCATACTCAAGCTTTTATCATTGCAGGGGGAAATGTGGCTAAAATGCCTTTAATTTATAATGAAAAATTTGAGCTTGATGAAAATCAATTTTTTGAAGATTTAAATAGAACTTTACATGAAAGCATTCCGCGTCCAAAATATGTAGTGGTAAATTTTCCACACAATCCTACCACTGTGACTTGCGAAAAAAGCTTTTATGAAAGACTTGTTGCAACTGCTAAAAAAGAAAGATTTTATATTATTTCAGATATTGCTTATGCAGATCTTACTTATGATGAGTATAAAACTCCATCTATTTTAGAAGTAGAAGGCGCAAAAGATGTAGCAGTAGAAACTTATACGCTTTCAAAATCTTATAATATGGCAGGTTGGCGTGTGGGTTTTGTTGTGGGCAATAAACGCTTAGTGGCTGCACTTAAGAAGATAAAATCATGGTTTGATTATGGTATGTATACACCTATACAAGTAGCTGCTACTATAGCTTTAGATGGGGATCAAAAATGTGTTGATGAAATTAGGGCTACTTATGATAAAAGAATGCATATTTTACTTGAAGCCTTTGAAAATGCTGGTTGGAAGCTTTCAAAACCAAGGGCAAGTATGTTTGTGTGGGCAAGATTACCTGAAAGTAAAATGCATTTAAAGAGTTTAGAATTTTCAAAACAACTCTTGCAAAGTGCAAGTGTGGCAGTAAGCCCTGGTATTGGTTTTGGTGAAGCGGGTGATGAGTATGTAAGAATAGCTTTAATAGAAAATGAAAATCGTATCCGACAAGCTGCAAGAAATATTAAAAAATATTTAAAAGAAGAATAA
- a CDS encoding homoserine dehydrogenase, giving the protein MRVAILGYGVVGSAVVETLLKNQELIKARCNEEIIPVVALARSTKKNALIPVVNDIEEILNRDDIDVFVELMGGIETPLKLISEILQRKKAVVTANKALLAYHREELEKLAQNTAFGYEASVAGGIPIIKILKEGLSANNIFCIKGILNGTSNYILTQMSKGGIDFNSVLKKAQELGYAEADPTFDIEGQDAAHKLLILANIAYGLRAKPEDILIEGISKVSDEDIYFANEFEYTIKHLGIAKIKDDKVELRVHPAMMSRDKMLAKVDGVMNAISIYGDVLGESLYYGAGAGGKATASAVIADLIDIARKEKNSAIFGYLNDTKYKLLPKEESYTKYYLRLKVEDKIGVLSKITQMMSEHEISIDSFLQKPKKEQENSAVLFFVTHQTYEKNIQILMQKLKEQEFVKDDVFMIRIED; this is encoded by the coding sequence ATGAGAGTAGCAATTTTAGGTTATGGAGTTGTAGGAAGTGCAGTTGTAGAAACTTTACTTAAAAATCAAGAGCTTATTAAAGCAAGGTGTAATGAAGAAATAATCCCTGTTGTAGCTTTAGCAAGAAGTACTAAAAAAAATGCTTTAATACCTGTGGTAAATGATATAGAAGAAATTTTAAACCGCGATGATATTGATGTTTTTGTAGAGCTTATGGGTGGTATTGAAACACCTTTGAAATTAATTAGCGAAATTCTACAAAGAAAAAAAGCAGTAGTTACTGCCAATAAAGCTTTGCTTGCTTATCATAGAGAAGAGCTAGAAAAATTAGCCCAAAATACAGCTTTTGGTTATGAGGCTAGTGTTGCAGGTGGAATTCCTATTATAAAAATTTTAAAAGAAGGATTAAGTGCAAATAATATTTTTTGCATTAAAGGAATTTTAAATGGAACTAGCAATTATATTTTAACCCAAATGAGTAAAGGGGGTATTGATTTTAATTCTGTGCTAAAAAAAGCACAAGAATTAGGCTATGCAGAAGCTGATCCTACTTTTGACATTGAAGGGCAAGATGCAGCACATAAGCTTTTAATCTTGGCTAATATTGCTTATGGTTTGCGTGCAAAACCTGAAGATATTTTAATAGAAGGTATTAGCAAAGTGAGTGATGAGGATATTTATTTTGCTAATGAATTTGAATACACGATTAAACATTTGGGTATTGCAAAAATTAAAGATGATAAAGTAGAACTTCGCGTGCATCCTGCGATGATGAGTCGTGATAAAATGCTTGCCAAAGTAGATGGCGTGATGAATGCTATTAGTATTTATGGAGATGTTTTAGGCGAAAGTTTGTATTATGGAGCAGGAGCGGGTGGCAAGGCTACTGCAAGTGCAGTGATAGCGGATTTAATAGACATAGCTAGAAAAGAAAAAAATTCTGCTATTTTTGGCTACTTAAATGATACTAAATATAAGCTTTTGCCAAAAGAAGAAAGCTATACAAAATATTATTTAAGACTAAAAGTAGAAGACAAAATCGGGGTTTTGTCTAAAATTACTCAAATGATGAGTGAGCATGAAATTTCTATTGATAGCTTTTTGCAAAAACCTAAAAAAGAGCAGGAAAATTCCGCAGTGTTATTTTTTGTAACACATCAAACTTATGAAAAAAATATACAAATTTTAATGCAAAAACTTAAAGAACAAGAATTTGTAAAAGATGATGTTTTTATGATAAGAATCGAAGATTAA
- a CDS encoding YraN family protein: MGLAEYLFGMKAEDRACKFLKKQGYKIIERNFHSKFGEIDIIAKKNEILHFIEVKSTAGDYEVAERLNAKKYEKILKTIEFYTLKKGICNDFQLDLICIKNDVIEFAENISF; this comes from the coding sequence ATGGGTTTAGCTGAATATCTTTTTGGCATGAAGGCAGAAGATAGAGCTTGTAAATTTTTAAAAAAGCAAGGCTATAAAATTATAGAACGCAATTTTCATTCTAAATTTGGTGAAATAGATATCATTGCTAAAAAGAATGAAATTTTGCATTTTATAGAAGTAAAAAGTACTGCAGGAGATTATGAAGTCGCTGAACGCTTGAATGCTAAAAAATATGAAAAGATTTTAAAGACTATTGAATTTTATACGCTCAAAAAAGGAATTTGCAACGATTTTCAACTTGATCTCATTTGTATTAAAAATGATGTGATAGAATTTGCTGAAAATATCAGTTTTTAA
- the trxA gene encoding thioredoxin — protein sequence MGKYIELTSENFAEAKEGVALVDFWAPWCGPCRMLAPVIDELANDFDGKAKICKVNTDEQGDLAAEFGVRSIPTLIFFKNGEVVDQLVGAQSKQAISDKLNSLL from the coding sequence ATGGGAAAATATATTGAGTTAACTTCTGAGAATTTTGCAGAAGCAAAAGAAGGTGTAGCATTGGTTGATTTTTGGGCACCATGGTGCGGACCTTGTAGAATGCTTGCTCCAGTTATTGATGAGCTTGCAAATGATTTTGATGGAAAGGCAAAAATTTGCAAAGTAAACACCGATGAACAAGGCGATTTGGCTGCAGAATTTGGTGTTCGTTCTATTCCTACGCTTATTTTCTTTAAAAATGGTGAAGTGGTAGATCAACTTGTGGGTGCACAATCAAAACAAGCAATTAGCGATAAACTCAATTCTTTATTATAA
- the trxB gene encoding thioredoxin-disulfide reductase, with translation MLDVAIIGGGPAGLSAGLYATRGGLKNVVMFEKGMPGGQITSSSEIENYPGVAQVMDGISFMAPWSEQCMRFGLKHEMVGVEQVSKNADGTFTIKLEGGKSELAKAVIVCTGSAPKRAGFKGEDEFFGKGVSTCATCDGFFYKNKEVAVLGGGDTALEEALYLANICSKVYLIHRRDEFRAAPSTVEKVKKNEKIELITSASVDEVYGDKMGVTGVKIKLKDGSIRDLNVPGIFTFVGLNVRNEILKQDNGSFLCDMEEGGQVSVNLKMQTSVAGLFAAGDLRKDAPKQVICAAGDGAVAALSAMAYIESLH, from the coding sequence ATGTTAGATGTAGCAATTATAGGTGGAGGTCCTGCTGGACTTAGTGCTGGACTTTATGCCACAAGAGGTGGACTTAAAAATGTAGTGATGTTTGAAAAAGGTATGCCAGGAGGTCAAATTACTTCAAGTTCTGAAATCGAAAATTATCCAGGTGTAGCACAAGTTATGGATGGAATTTCTTTTATGGCACCTTGGAGTGAGCAATGCATGCGTTTTGGCTTAAAGCACGAAATGGTAGGCGTGGAACAAGTTAGTAAAAATGCTGATGGAACTTTTACTATAAAGCTTGAAGGTGGTAAAAGTGAGCTTGCGAAAGCAGTGATTGTTTGTACAGGTTCTGCACCAAAAAGAGCAGGTTTTAAAGGTGAAGATGAATTTTTTGGTAAAGGTGTGAGTACTTGTGCGACTTGTGATGGATTTTTTTATAAAAATAAAGAAGTGGCGGTTTTAGGTGGTGGCGATACGGCTTTAGAAGAAGCTTTGTATCTAGCAAATATTTGTTCTAAAGTTTATTTGATTCACCGCAGAGATGAATTTAGAGCTGCTCCGTCAACTGTTGAAAAAGTAAAGAAAAATGAAAAAATTGAGCTTATTACTAGTGCTAGCGTTGATGAGGTATATGGCGATAAAATGGGTGTTACGGGTGTAAAAATAAAATTAAAAGATGGTAGCATTAGGGATTTAAATGTGCCTGGGATTTTCACTTTTGTAGGCTTGAATGTAAGAAATGAAATTTTAAAGCAAGACAATGGAAGCTTTTTGTGTGATATGGAAGAAGGCGGACAAGTAAGTGTAAATCTTAAAATGCAAACAAGTGTTGCAGGGCTTTTTGCAGCAGGAGATCTTAGAAAAGACGCCCCAAAACAAGTTATTTGCGCAGCAGGAGATGGAGCAGTAGCGGCACTTAGTGCTATGGCTTATATAGAAAGCTTGCATTAA